The Flavivirga eckloniae genomic interval TTCACATTATTTGTAAAAGGAATGTTGTTGTATTTGGTTATTAAATTAGCCCATATTTGATCGGCACCAACTTTACTAAACGAGTTTTTTATAACAGGGTTAAATTTACTATACAAGGCAGTTCGTGTTTTAGCACTTAAATATCTGGTTGCAGCATCATTTTTACCTAATAAAATATTTTTAGCATCTGCAAACGTAATGCCTTTAACAGCATCTACAAAAATAGGAGTAGCCTCTTTAACAGCGTCTTCTGCCGCTCTGTTAAGCACTTTTAATCCTTCGTCTGCTAACTTGCTTAAGCCAATATCTCGAAGTGTTTTATCAACCTTTTGTAATTCCTGTGGCAATACTATTTTAACCAATTCATTTTTAAAAAAGCCATCGGTTTGAGTTAGCTTAGTTACCTGTTTATTAATACCAAAATCTAAAGCCTGTCTTAGTCCAGAAGCAATTTCTGTATTACCAATAATACT includes:
- a CDS encoding DUF4197 domain-containing protein, with amino-acid sequence MIRKFLVFALVYNLTACAELQQVVNQLPQDGGSIIGNTEIASGLRQALDFGINKQVTKLTQTDGFFKNELVKIVLPQELQKVDKTLRDIGLSKLADEGLKVLNRAAEDAVKEATPIFVDAVKGITFADAKNILLGKNDAATRYLSAKTRTALYSKFNPVIKNSFSKVGADQIWANLITKYNNIPFTNNVNPDLTDYVTGEALDGVFTMIAAEETEIRTKLSSRTTDLLKKVFALQDKY